The Gymnogyps californianus isolate 813 chromosome 6, ASM1813914v2, whole genome shotgun sequence genomic interval TTTGGTGAGGCTCCTCACCAAAGCCTTTGCCATCAGCTGGATcgccttcctctgcctcctcgGTGATGCCTTTAACCGCCTCTCCTCGACTGGCAGAGCACCACTTTCTCATGCAAGAACTCCCGCTGGCTCTTCGCCCGCTCCACAAGATCCATCCATTCGCCTACagctccttctctttcctcaccCAACCGTTCAGCTTTGGGATTTggagaggtggtggtggtggtgggggggggggaagaccaCCCCTGCCAGATGCTCGGAGGGGGGAAAGGCTTAACATCCCATTGTGGTCCAGCTgagcctcttccccctccccaaccaACCCTTTCATCGGAGCTCCGGCCATTTGCATGCTGATGGACTTATTACTCACTTAAATCACCTGCTAATGAGTCCCCCTCCCTCACTGAGAGGTAGATTAGAAGCTCTGCCCAGAAGTGCCCTCCTTAAGTATCTCAGTTATCCTCACCCCCTTCTTAAGGTGTTAATTAGGGACGCAAGTCAggcactggggggggggtgtctgtgtgtgaaaagctacttggggggaaaaagaaaatagtaacaAACATCACTTTGGATTAGCAAGGATATAGTATATCTGTTTGAAGGAGCACAAGGTATGGAGGAAACCATACCTTTAATGCTCTGCAAGGGGTGGTGAGGAGCTGGGCCACCTGGATGCTCCGCTTCCCACCCCAAGCGAGATCAAGGTTTGCTTCACCAAGGCCTCAGCTGAAAGGCTGACCATAAAGAGCAGCTTCAGCAGGTGGGTTAGCTCCCCACAAGAACAACCCAGCCCCAAATAtaagggaaaacaaaccaaaaaagcccccaaagCTTTCTGTATTGCGTTACATCCATAAAGGTTTTCACCTGCTCTCTCTGTTCAGGGCTTTCATCTTTCGGAGCCAAAATGTGCAGTTTTCTGCTCTGGGTCAGGAGAGGTGagtataaaaacaaaaacaaacaaacaaaaaaaggaacttttctCATCTTAATGCCTGTGGGTGGATTTAAGGACTTTTGTAACCCTTTCTTGCACTGCCTGAGTATAGAGAGGAGTTTTGTTCCTCAGACAAGCGTTTTCAGTGGCATGGGGGTTTCGTGTTCAATGCGATGTGAAGATCGGTGGAAGCAAGAGGAGCGTGAGCATctgttttaaagctttgtttaaaaaaaaacccggGATATTTCTTGTGCTACAGCTTGGGGTCAAACTAGTTTCTGAGAGGacttaggaagaaaattagaagaaaatagtATTTGCCTCCCCGAAAACTCGTTTCACCACAAATCACAGTAAAAACTGCGCCGTGTCCCATCCTCCCCGCTTCTTCCCTGGTAAGATTAATGCCTTCGTGCCAATATTGTCACcggctgcagcagagaggggcTTTCTGATGATGCTTCTGTGAAAGCATCTTCTTGAAATCTGTATCCACAGCACGGAAAAATCATCTCAGGAAAACCATAGTGTAGTTGGAAGAGtgattccattttctttttcgAATCATTGAAGCCATCTGCGTTTATACAGCCCAGGTAATctcagggctggggtggggctCTGGGGTTCTGGGATGTTGCTCTATTATTTTTAGCCGAGTGCTGCAGAGGTGCAAGGTATGTAACAAGCCGGTGGTTACGAGTCCAGAAGGGGCTTAAAAACCCCCCTCAACAATTAGACAAATTAATAGCAAATTGGCCTGTAAAAGGATATCGAAGGGAATAGGACCTTTAAAAGCTGTAATACTGCAGTGGTAGCTGTTAGGAGGAGTATGCGAAGGAGTGGACCGCAGACACGGATCCAGCCCACGCAGACCCCTTACATACTGTCCTCTACCACCACGGGGGCTCAAACCCCGCCGAGTTATGTGCTGCTTTCTTACTCTGCCCTCCGTTAGACCCTTGAAAGGTAAAAAGCTTCGGCGGGGCTGTCACCAGCTCCTTTCCCGTGCCTCCACTAGGGAGGCAAGGCACCCAGTTTAAGGGCTGAGCAGGGCAAGCGCTATACCCTCGTGCTCTGCATAGGGCTGTGCTGCCCATATAGCAGGGACGACGGGATCGTGCTTATTTATGCTCTGCCGGGGCTGAAGCCGcccttccactgcctgtgcatcaCATAGGATTTAATTGGGAGAAATGAAGGGGAAGGGTTATATTTGCAGAAGGCTGTAAAGCTGCGCCGCCAGCAACCAGTGACTAAGGGAGGTTGCTTGACAATGTTCcgtttttttattgttataaataacaatatttaaCTTTATAGAGCTTTATTCTTTGCTCTTCCAGCCCTATAGCCAGGAACAGCAAGTAAGCAAGAGGTGCTAAACCTCCTCACCCACCAAAGCCTGCTGCTTCTATGAGTTCTACTCTTTGCTTAGAATAAGGGGGggtttctgtcctttttttttttttttcccccccagaaATAATGTCATTAGAGAGGAGACGGGTCGGGGAAGCGCATCCTGAGACGCCTTTTACTACAGGGGTTACTGGATTGTGTGTCACGTGCTTAAATAACGTGTTTCTCCGTACGGATCAGAGCATGAGATCCAGATCCGGACACATCAGCCAGTTCAAAGTCAAGGGCTTGCCACATCCCATCTTTTGCAAGTCAGATCAATATGTGTTCGACTTCCCATAACCCTTATTTTTTTCGAGGTTGCAAGTGTTAATTCAGGCgtttctgaaatacagagcaTCCGCCGGTGGGGGGATGAATACAGGAGGGACCGTGGTGACGCTGCGTATTTATTCCTTGGGGCATCCCGATGCTCCCACCCATCTTCCAGGTGCCTTTGCCCTGTACTGGGGGCACAGAGAGCTTTTGCTTCGGCCTCCCTGAGACCACGTTTACGGGTCAGGGCTCAGGTACTATTTAGCCACATTTCTGAGCTGCTGTTGGCACTAAATGAACATTTCGACTTCCCAGGCTGCCGAAGACCTAACACAGCTTCAGGTTCTGGGGGCTGAATGATGCCCAGGGCCAAGGGAAGACTGAAAATCTCTCCCTTCAAGAAGTGGGGTTTTAAGTCTTAACAGACATGGGGTCATATtgtcaccattttttttttctaagggaTGTTACTAAATCCAATTTCTTGGTGCTCTACTTGAAGAACAAACCCTGAAAGTTCAGATGGGGCGGAAATGGGAAGAGATCCTGACTGCACGCTGAGGTGTGGTaagaggaaggggggaaaacccccacaaaaccaTTGCTTTTGTGAAATCTAGCCATGAAACTAATTATTCTGGAGATCTGCTGTGTTAGCATCCATCCTGCTGGGCATGGGCCACAGGAGACAGATGCAACCTGTGCTTTGGAGGTACCTTACGCCTTGCGTCCGTGCTGACTTGAGCTGCTCCTCTCGCCTAAGAAGGGCTGCTAAAAATGCTCTTTCCCCCCTCAGACTGAGAAAGTGAAGGATATCAAGGCATAAGAAGCATAAAGTAATTTTTGATTAATGCACAGACAAGTACAGAGATGGCCAAACTGCCCGAAACAAAAGAGAATGGAGAACGCGGCACTAACGATGACAAGAAATGGTACCCAAGGTTTTTCAGACCGAAATAAATAACCACTTTATTAAGGTGTCTGAAGTGCCGAAGAGTGCTGGGTATCGCCGCAAGGCCATCCTGGTGCCGAAACGTGTCTGCgaggagggagctgggtgtGACGGTGCTGAGCTCCATGTCCACCCTGGCGCCCTTGCGAGTGGGCAAGATTTGATATAACATGATTCTGAACCAAAATGATGCGTAATTGCGATTTAGTGCACCATAGGTGTATTTCTCACTGTCTTCAAAGGTGTCAAAGCTGTGCTGGTCTGTCTGGGAAGGAGAGAGTGCTGTAACtgtgtggagaaaaaaaaaccctaagccTCATGACAGTACTATATGTACTAGGGATAAAATATGCCACCATTTACGTCTGATCTGAACTTATCTAAATAGTCActgatgcttttatttatagcCAGGTACCTTCATTGCTCCAGTGCCATTAGCTTTCACTGGGCATAATTGTAATTAGTAATAATATGTTATGAAatagtaaatttttaaaactatatatattttaaaaagtatttttaattttttcttttttttttaaatttttgaagcCTTGCACAATGATTAAAGCAATGACTCAAGCCTTTGAGTCGCGAACTCTTTCAGGGGGCTGCTTCAAACCCCAGCCCATGCTGCAACTCTGGTAAAAGCTGTTCCCGAGGGCAGACCCGGGACGGTGAGACTTAAAACACATGCCGTCCAGCAACGCCACCGCGCAACATCGCTGCGACCTGCGGCTCGCCATTTAGCTTACGGCATCCACAGCTCTGGCCGCAGTCGCTCTGGCTATAGCAGCCTTTCCTCGGCTGCTGCAAATAGTTTGATGGGCGCAAACGCCCCGGTGTATTTAGGTGGTTTAAGGAGCGTCAGTGTTTTACCCTCCAGTTTGGGGCAGCTTTGGCTGTTCTCAGCCTGCCTGGATGCTACCCAGCCCCAGCCTTGAAAAGAGCTGGAGGGAAGCTGGGGATGATCGCTCGCCCATGCAAGAGGAAGGCTCTTTTTTAATCGTTTCCCTCTACGTGGGGCTGCGTGCTCCCTCCTTTGCGTTTTCTGTAGCTGTGAGCTTGGTTCAGCACCAGCTGGCACTTGCAGACtcctgcaagagctgcagcttgGGTTCACGTTCAGTAATCCCACGTTACCAGTGCAGCCCCCGAGGTCCCTCGATAGGCAGCGTTAACACTGGAGGCACCAAACACTAGTGAGCGGgttgcattttaaagcaagagGTGGCACTGCTGGAGCATCCCTGCAAACGGGACACGGTGCCCTCAGAGCCACCCAGGGATGTCCTGCTTTACAGTCCGATTTGGACTTTGGGTACAAAGCACTTTTGGGTTGTACAGGGAAGACCCCAGGACGGTTTTGCATCCCGAACATCTTCCCCAGACTGTAGGCAGGCCGAGGGCAGCCTGCCAGGCAGGCACAGGACAGAGTTGCCAGCACCGCACTTGCTGCCCACCAGCCCCATTGCCGCACATGGCCCCCGCTCTCGCTCCCCGCACGTTTGCAACCACTCGCAATAGGCGGACAGTATTAGAAGCTAAAGGGgggggtgggaaaaaaaaaagcatgcttgcagctttccctccctccaaGCCATCCCGAAAGGGAGAAAGCTCACAGTAACAGGCTGCGAAATGAAGTGAGAAATAAGTCTTTATTGTGCAGGGAGCAAAGATTGCGCTGATGGAGCCGTTGAGATTGCTGTGCTCCTCAGCACCCGTCCCGTGGTCAGCCGTGCGCCGTGGTCCAGCACAGCCCCTCCGGTGAGCCTTtgctccctcctcaccccaaGGAAAAATTGGGCAGGAGGGTGTTTCGCTGCCGCCTGCCTTTCCCGGAGCCCCGGCCACGGTGCCCGTCCTTGGCCCCGCATCTGGTGGCCAGAGGGTATCGGTGGCTACCGTGGCACACTGTAATTCCtaaaaagcagctgaataaATAGTGGTAACCGAACAGCCTTTCCCATGGGGTGCTGGCGATGAGCCACCCcactttcccctctctctttgGGCATTTCCACCCCGGGACACATCACCCCTCccgtggggcagggagggaccaCGGCGGCCACGCGCAGGCAGGGACGCGCAGGCAGGGATGCGCAGGCAGCTCGGGCTGATTTTAAAGAACGGTTTATTCACTCGCAAACAGACGGTCGCATCCCTTTGACCTAGATTTAAAAACCCAGTGTGTACAAAGTCACAGTCATGGCTTGAAGAGCACAAGGCAGCACCCtcggaaaaaaaagtcattaaaagtCCCGGCGTTATGTACAGCTAAGTGCCAGCTCGAGTATTCACAACACAGTAACGTACTGCAATTAGTCGCTTAAAAGTAGTTCCCTTGAGAAACAACCTTCCACTCCGGCGGGGCCGGAGTCCGTCCCGTCCCGTCGGTCCGTCCATCCGTCCGTCTGGCGATGCTCAGTGCCGCTGGCAGGTGTGCAGGCGGGAGGCGTCGGCGGGGCCGTGCTCTCGCTGGAGGCGGCACGCCAGCCCCTCGGCGCACTGGCACCGCTGGAAGATCTCCAGGCCGTGGGTGCCTTTCCGCCGGTGCCGGGTACACACCTGCCCTTCCCGCAGCACCGGCTTGCAGATTTTGGACCAGAAATGACGGGCGCAGCACAGCCCGGCCGCGCAGTCCGACGAGCGCAGGCAGAAGTCCCCCTCCTCACCTGCGTGGGGACAGCGTGGCACGTGCTCAGCCTGGGATGCTCCCACGGGGAATGGTGGGGCAGGGCGGGCATCCCCCATGGGGGACAGTGGGGCAGGGTGGGCATCCCGGACCGACCCCACGGGGGACAGCAGGACAGGGTGGGCACCCTTTGGGGACAGTGTGGGCATCCTGGACTGACCCCATGGGTGACAgtggggcagggtgggcagcCCCACAGGGGAGAGTGGGGTCACAGCACCGGGGACCCCCTTACCTTTGGCAGTGGGGAGCCAGGCGGGAGCGGGCGTCCGTCGGGGCAGAGCCTCAGTGCCGATCTCATCCAGCTCGGCGGCTCCGTGGGGAGGCTCCGGGGGGGTGCAGAGCCCTGCGGGAGGCAGCGGGACGGCTGTCAGCCACGGGTGAGACCCCGACATCCCCTCCTGCAGACACCCcccggggggggtgggtgtgtgaGTGTGTCCCCCTTCCCCAAGCCCTGCCGCCCCTCACCGTTGCTGCAGGTCGTGCCGGGGCAGCACATGGCGTCACGCAGGCAGCGCTTACGGCGTCTCCGGCAAGCCAGGCAAAGCGGGgcgcccccgccgcgggccgCCCCCCCGCAAAACTCCTCGGGGCCGCAGTCCTCGTCCTCGGCgcaggggaaaggctggaggggggggggcagagaggaggcGGAGGGGGTCAGCGGGGCCGCCAACCTCCCCCCTCCCAATCGCCGgtgtgtccgtcccccccccacccccgcttCCATCCCCGGTGCATCCCCGCTCCTACCTGCCGGgtggcggccggcggcggcttGTTGCTGCCGTCgaagggggcggcgggggcggcgctGGCCTCGGCCGCCCCCCCCGGGGGGGGTCCCTTGATGGCGTTGGAGCTGAGGGCGccgccgggcgccgccgcccgccccgccggggccgcgcAGCTCAGCGCCGCCAGCAGCGCCACCAGCCCCCGCATCCtcgtcccgtcccgtcccgtcccctcCCGGCCCCTCGTCCCCGGTGGTGTCCCGCCGGTGCAGCAGCTCCCGCGGCCCCCGAGCAGCAGCTACCtgcgctgcccgccgccgcctttATACCCCCGGGGGCTGCCTCCTGCGCCCGCCCCCTCGGGGAGGAGGGCACGGCGGATGGGATTTCAAAGggcccccgggggggggggttgtgcCGATGAGCCCCCAaaaccacccccccaccccgccccgaGGGCTCCGTCATTGGCCGCCGGCCCGGGAGGGGGTTTCGCAACGGCGAGGGAAggacccccccccctcccccggcatCCCCCCCCGGTCCTCGGCCAGATGCTCCGCACGCCCCGACGCCGCCGCTGTCTCCAGCCGGGCGCGCCGCCTCGCCCGACGGGAGGGGacggggaaagggggggaaggggggggctCACCCCATGCAACGCCCCCTCCCAGTGGCTGGGAGCCGCGGTGGGGTGCAGAGAGGaccccctttcccccccccccaccgcccccaCCCCGTGGTGGCAGAGTCGGTCCTTTGGTCTCCTATAAGTctgcacccccccaccccctcccccgCGCCCTTCCTGGCGCCAGCGCAGCTTTGCAGGAAGGGAGGGGGCCGCTccgcaccccccccccggcccggggtGCGTGTGTGTAGGGGGGAAGggacttggggggggggggggctcagccccggtCCGCACCCCCCCGTCGGTGTCCGTCACCCCCCACTTCTCCTGCCCGCGCACTCGCCTGACCCCAGCCCGGGCAGCGCCTCCGTCGCGATGGGGGGGGCAAgattggtggtggtggtgggagctCCCGGACCCTTTGATGCGGGGAGATCAAAGGggtcgcccccccccccccacaattccccccccctccccccggtCCCTGCACCGGCGCCCTCGGGGCGGTGCGGgtcccccccgcctccctcgGGTCCCCCCCGAACCCCCGCCTGCCCCGGGGCAGCGCGGCGCGGCCGGCACCacggcgccccctggcggccgcgCCGAGGCAGCAccgcccccccccgctcccgcccccgGGGAGTTTGTGCAAGTGCAGTAGCAAACCCCACTTAACGGCGTTGGGTTCTCGTGATATGAactgcctcctgctcttcttcccttgggttttgttgtgttttttttttttaagcggggtttgaaagaaaaaaaaagacgggTGGAAAGCCTGAACACCCCACCCAGCCCACCGTAAATATTTATTCCCGTCAGGGTGGGCCACGTCAGACGTCGTCGCCGCCGTCTTgcaaccaaaaccccaccagcGCTCGCCCACCTCCAGCGGGACGGGTATCGCTGCCGCGCTGCGGGGAGCTGCTATCGGGTAGTTCAGGCCCAAGAGGCTCAAGCCGGGCTAATAATTGGCTGGGAAAGTTTCGGCGAGCACCTAACGCAGGTGCTGGCGGAAGCGGTGCCGCTGAGTCAGCGGCCGGCGGACATCCCCACCGCAGTCAGGCGAACCGGGGCCTTGCTATTTTTAGCCTGCAAGAATGAGGGCCACACCTTGCCCCGAAATCCCTGTGTTCCCCTTGCAGTTTCAGGTGAGGGCCACGTCACCCTGGGCTTTTCATTGTATTATCAACTTCTATCTGTGATCGCTGCATCCTGCAAAATCATTCTGTGATGTTTCCCGGCTCCTGCTTCGGCAGTTAGCAAATTTATCTCCCTCCTGGGAGGACGTTTTCTTGCTCCTTTCCCCAGTTTTTACCTGTCTCTGTGGCCATACAGCACTGAAGTGCACCCTTAACCTTAACCTTGCTGAGATTTAAAGGAGACAGTTGTGTCACACGGGGGCCGAGCACTTTCCCAGGGATGGATTTAAATCCATCGGGATGGGCAGAGGCTCAGCATCCTGAACTAATCCTGCATCATCCTGCATACAGAGGTGATGTCTTCACGCCATCccatggctgtgctgctgttcatGGCCGTGCCTCCCATCACCACCTCTTGGCATCTCCCGGAAGGGACAGTGACGACAAGGACACCGTCGTTTTTTGACACGGGCGTTGTTTGCAGTCACACCCCACCTGGGGACGACGCAACCCGTGTGGGAAATACGGTCCCTGCGTACCCTGGACTCGCTTATACTGGCagcaatcaaaataaaaagcgaACTCTTCATCCCTGAAGAGCAAACATGCTGCCAACGTGCTTATTGCTTCGTACGTTCACAGAATAATTTGGGTTGGAAGCGAGCGGTGGGGGTCACCCGGTGCCAACCCTGCTCGAAGCAGGACCCCCGTCGGCCTCGGACCCCTTCGGCCGGGCTGCTCGGGGTGATGCCGGTGCCCAAGTAAGCACTGAAGTGTAGTAACTGGCCATTTGCCTTTGCATCCTGCAAAAAATCTGGATCCCGGTACTAATTTCTAAGTACCATACATTTTGTTCGGTTACCTCTTACTGCGTATCGTCataaatgagaataaaaaacCCAATTTAATCGCTAACCAGAACTCCTCTCCCAAACTGGGCTTCTGCTGTGGAAGAAAGCCGTCGACACGCCGttcaaaagtaattatttttatttcaactctATAAAGTATACAACAGGCACTCGGCAATTACAGCTGCAGGGAAAatacagagcaaaacaaaagcggttaaagtttatgaaaaaaagtttttaaatctACATCAAAAGAGTGCAACCGGCCGACGACCGGTGGATGACTGACATTTTTCCGACAAACAGAACCTCCTTCATGTaagaagaaaactggagaaaataagaatataaaacaaaggGCTAGTGTAAAAACAGCGTAAATTGGGACTCGGGACGCTAGGCAACTCCAAACGAAAATCTCCCCTTTTGCCGGTAAAAGCCCTAAAACCGCCCAAGTCTCAGCGTTACGGCTGGTTTACGCGGCCGGGGAGCTGCGGAGGACGAGGAGCTTCCGGCTTTTCCAGCTCAGCTCCGCGGGAGCGCCGAGGGCTCGCCGCCGCGGTGGGTGGCGTACAGGAGGAGTCGGGGGGAAAAGCACGGATCCTGTTTTGTTGAGTGGTGCAAACGAGCTACGCCTTTGCGTCGGGGTTTCAGGTCAAAAAAACGCAGGTCGGGCTGCGCACCGAGTCGCTcgtccttttttgttttttttttttttttttctgggtggGAGATTTCTAAAGGGGTTTGTGTGAGACGGGAGGTTGGCGCTGGACGGCACGATGGGTTGAATCTGCACAGCTTAGCAAAACAGGAATACCTGTCTACGGACTGATAGGATGTCATATATTAATTTGACCCGCACATAACATTTAtacatttcacagaaatgaCTCTGTATCTCATTAACAGATACACAGCTCTGGTACATTGAACAGAAATAAGAGAACGACTTCATCATTTCTGTAATTCATCAATATTATATAACAAAGGCTTAGAAATCGGTAGCAGAAAGAACTGTAAAACGCAGCAAGCTAAGAAAGGACGACATTTTGAGGTGTGTTTGTCTTTGTCATGCAGCATAACAccaaatttgtaattttttgtttttataggaTGCCATGGATTTAAGGCACTTGCAACAATGCCAGATAGCTAGTCATGTTCTAAAACTATGGGACAGATGAGTTAACAGTACAGCTGACATAAAGTTTAATAATACTGACAATTATGACATTAATTCAAGTCTACCTTGAGCTAAAAACATTACATTACAAATAAGGAAATGAAGTAATAATGCCATGGAactctaaaagaaaaagttattatGTGTACCACAAAATATCAACACGAAAATACctatttacataaatattcGCTCGTGGTCCTGTTGTTAAATAAGAGTTTGCTATGGGTAATGCAGCGCTGTGAGAAGCTACGGATCGTCTGTGTCTTAACGACACCCATCTTAATACACTCGGTTTAAATACGGGAGCCGACATCCCCTTACGTAAATACGCCGTCGTcccatatattaaaaaaggagacaaagaagaaaggacagTAAGTGGAAACACAGAGGCGATCCGTTGTTGTGaatatatctctctctctctaatgCAACTCAAATATATTACTTATAAATGAAGGCGTTTATCATATACATATGCTAAGTACGTTGTTTAAAGTATGCCTAGGAAAGGTGATGAAAGTCGAGGGAGGTGTCCGATAGCAAAATAAACTTACATTAGGTACAGCGCGTGCCGCACGCCGCAGGTATTAATTGCCGTGCTTGGCACAAGGAAAAAGGGataggaaggaagaaaaacaactcaTCAGCCCATTTTAAAACCTTCTTCCCGTAACATTTTTGGGTTGCCCCCCAAATCGTCGTGATAGTCTTTCCTCCCGGCAACCCCTTGACTGACAGCTGCATCTCAGCTACTAAATGTCATCATTTTGGGACAAACTCCTCTCTATGTTCTTCTGTAGGAAGTTACCAACCGCAACAAGTTTTCTCCTCCGATGTCGCCGTGTCGTCGAGTGAAAAACCAGGCGGATGCGAGTAAAGAATTCGGCTTTTAGGCAGCAGCCGGTTTGCTACGATGCCTAGGGATTATTTTAGCCCTAGTACTCAGCATCGGCTTTCAGCCGCTGCCATCCCTCAGATAAAGGCTGAAAAGCGAGCGTGTATTTGCCCTCTACGAGTAATTCCCGGGAGACGTAGTTACTGTCTTTTCCCTATGGTTTTGAAGGCAAACAAGGTTTTAGTGATTAATGAATAGCGGAAATAACCTGAAGTTACTGTGCCGACGGTGTTGCCTCACCCTTTGGAAAATCAAGAAGGAAATTCAGCGACACCGACTGGTTTCAAAGGCGTCGCGATGACCGAGCTCTTTAGTTTGCTGGCGAACAGCAGACATTGTCAATGCTGTCAAAGAACGggagaaaatacctttttaataCGCTCTATTAAGTCGCTTTCATTAGGAACATGGGAAAGAGCTGGGATTTAGCATcggggaaataattttttactgttaaaacatacattttctgcGTACTAGGTAGGCAAAAGTCACATGAATGACTTTTCAGCAAAAGTTGATCTTTCGACTTCCAGCGTACACAACAGCT includes:
- the DKK1 gene encoding dickkopf-related protein 1, producing the protein MRGLVALLAALSCAAPAGRAAAPGGALSSNAIKGPPPGGAAEASAAPAAPFDGSNKPPPAATRQPFPCAEDEDCGPEEFCGGAARGGGAPLCLACRRRRKRCLRDAMCCPGTTCSNGLCTPPEPPHGAAELDEIGTEALPRRTPAPAWLPTAKGEEGDFCLRSSDCAAGLCCARHFWSKICKPVLREGQVCTRHRRKGTHGLEIFQRCQCAEGLACRLQREHGPADASRLHTCQRH